The genomic segment TTGAGATGTCAATGCAAATCTTTGAATTGATAATGGGGACCGATTCTAGCTTTTAAAAATgggtaaaatattgcttaattatttaaGTATTAAATGGTGAGAgaattatctaccaagaaaacggataaggaaagaatcaaggaaaaagggttgtcaaatattttaaatctagAAATGAGGGAGGGGGccgattttatttaattaaatgggGATGGAATATGGCTAGATAAACGTGGTaggaatattgcttaaatattaattaatgagGATTTAAAATGAGAGGATTATCTATGCCATGAAAGGATTAAGGAAAAATATCAAAGTGGAGAGTTGGCAtttaattaaatccttaaaAGTGAAATGGgcgaaaatttaaataaaatggagggaaaaatatttcttaaatattgtattgtaaatctttagtgttttatctactcattaaatattttagtgaattaagaaattaattattgaactttatttactacttaactcaaattatttaaataattccttaaacattcttttacattaaattaacttattatttatcttaaataaattctaggaatattttcttaatattaaattttatatcaatactccaactccagtctggcctcacttatttaactaaaaaggtaacaattaaactactgcgtaaaataattaaaatttaaagaaaataatttaaatcctcatgcaataaaaatcatattaatttaaatactagaaattatgcatggcttatacgtaatccgatttacgggttctacagaatCACTTGgaagaagaagctacttgggaaaccgagagggacttgaaGAATCGCTATCCAGaattattcggtaagttctaatttcaaGGACGGAATTCTATTTAAGAGTGGGGGAGGgaaggaattgtaaggtccaaaattaagatgacgtaatccaactgcatgcaaatctaggaaatatgaaaaatgacaaactaattgattttaattgattaattaattatttgacatgaatgattatatgttaaatatgattttattgtcattatgaataaaactgtatttttaaagattatccgagttgcgatcgaggaacggagacggGGGGCTGAataatgaaaaatgtttttattaaataattgtttttaattatttaatatatgaacGATGCTTTTTCATatgtttgaaaataaggggttttactacgtcgggacgtaactcttatcggtgttggtttttcaacaaaaactcGAACgtacaacccggctaataaattcacaaacttcattaaacaaaattatttttaatgtcttaattaagcaatattggGCCTAAATCACTTGCTTATTGGGCCTAAGCTTTACTAGtagtttaattaatatttaaagttCAATTCCACCCCAAACCATACCCATAACCCCACGCCCCACTCTCCCAATACAATCCAAACTCCCCTCCCCTCATAACACACGAGCACACATGAAATTCAGAAAGAGGATGCCACAGTTTCTTAAGGATTTCAGCCTAGGATGTTTCCTCCTCGTCGTTCTTCAATCTCCATCGAatattcgtgcgtttaaaacgcaaagatatgtcatacatctcctttttctTTTCTATCACATATTATTATGGTTTTAAATAACGTTTGTATGAAAAGCATAGAGTTCTCatttttattttcgtatttttGCACCTACATGTATTAAACTTATGAGTTTTTTtatccaaaatcatgttttctATGTGTCAAGGGGCTGACATGATTTAGGTTATGATTAAGCAAGGTTTTTATAAAAGCTAGAGTCCTAGAACAGCCACCCTACACGCTGAATACACGAACGAAGCTAGCTGGTATTGGAAAGTGATGTCATGTGATTTTTAGTGATCGGTTGGGGGACTTGGGCGTTGGCTCGGTCACGGCTTGAGTCCAGGGGTTAGCCAGGGTGGGTGAAGGGTCAAGGGATagccctagccatgctaggactcgagtcatGGGttggggaaggagtcctagcttgctaagactcccacccgagaatcGCATGCAGCGTGCACAAGGGTGCGGGCTTGCAAGGATTAAGAGGCTCGGCTAGGGGGCTCGGGGCTGGGCTAGGGTGACTCCTTGGGGTCCTAGGTGAGAGCTTGAGAGGCTGGTTCAGGGGCAGGGCTCGTTGGTTAGGTCATAGGTGCGAAATAAGAGCCCTTGCCAAAGTGGAGTCTCGGCCAGCTGTTATGCAAGGTTGGGAGCTTCGGTTTTCGGATGGGGCTGGTTCCTAAGGGTGTTAAGGGTCAAGTAGGATCTAGAGAGGGGTTGGCTTGGGTTTGGCTCATGGTGGTGCGAGCTGGGCTCAAGAAAAAACCAAAGATGGCTCTCGTGGGTTTAAAGTATGGTTCAGCTAAGGTTTTTAGTTGAAAAATAAATTCGAAACACAGCTCACGAGGGTCGAGACGTGGTTCACGgaggctaaaataatataaaaagtctaagttttagatttaggaattttatattaattttgaaattattcTGGATTTAAAACGCCttaaaaacaaatattaaagattaattaaaaagtctattttttaagctaaataaaatcatgggaaaattaatttatgcttaaataattatttgggacacgTTAGACTCAAGGAAagtaataaaaattcaaaaatgtgaaattttacgtccaggggtaaaacggaaATTTTACACCCGAAAATTATTAACCGTCATTGCAGTGctttgaatgctgttttatatgctattatgatcattttaaatgtttaaggattttatatgcaaaaatgtttattttaaaggtTTATGGAATTGTATGATTAATGCATGGAATTTATTATGGACGATTAAGTTAAAAgttatgttgcatgcttgtttttaaaagaaaatgatattaatgcatgaatttttataaagtgatgaaaatgtaaaacgttgaaggaagtgaagtaattgtgagtATTGAGGTTATGAGGATAAGAATGGGGATAACGTGAGGGAAAAggtcccagagggagcccatttgtAGGAGAAggtcccagagggagcccgacaaTCGTATTTCCATTCAATGAGGATAGACCAAGGCTTAGTTGACgagagagtgtcgctgatgtccccgtcgcccagtactgtggttacatgtagatgaatCCGTTGACTTTATGACGACGagaaaagtcacaattaacaatctaaattcaataaaaagaaaaaatgtttatgatcatgataaaAGGATAAATATTATGAAATGAGTAAAAGGAAAAGGTTGAGGTTTATGTGATTTTTACGTAAAAAGTATCTTTcattgttgcatgtgattttatatgtattacttATTATCAAGAtcatggtgtgttgagtctttagactcactaggtatgaTTGATGTAGGTGATTATGATGTTAATGTtactggaggtcttgatggttgaccttGCTGGACTgtccgaggaccagcgcttctactttccTGAATTAAgatttatgttaaaatatttgtaagactatttatttatgcttagaGTGATTTTTGAGAGAATGATACTTTTCAAGTTTATTACATTTTAGGTTGGTAAacatttgacgattttatgactTGAGATATTtcctttaattttcaaatactatttggttgatttattattttaaaatggtgcaaaatattttataaaaataatatgtatGTGAGGGTAAGGCCGAGTTCATGgttaagtttttttaaaaaagtactttttaagcaaaaAGAATACCAGACTTATCATATGGTTTGGGTCCTTGCGCAGAAAATTTACAGCAGGGTTAAGCTAAGTTTCGGGGTCCTAAATGGTCTGAATATGGTTGTTTTAGGCCTGCTTAGGTGGTGTCAAGTCATGGTTTAAGTTTGGAAAAGGTTGGTTGAGTttcgggttggttcgggttAAAACTAGGACCCCAGttgaagttttaaaacgaattgtaTAAGTTATGAAACATGCTCGAGTTTATATGTAAGAaacaaatattaatatttttttgaggtgttttaaggagtttggttggcttcgggtcgaaattttgaggtctaGAGGTATAATAAtcaattagggtttctagaGGCAATATGGTCATTTTGCTCATGGGTCAAGTTATTAGTCCTGGCAACGCCTCGATCACaatttgacatgttttaaatttatatgttaTATCGATCatgactttatatatatatatatatatatatatatatatatatatatatatatatatatatatatatatatatatatatgaaacatacattgcatgcttgattttaagaaataTTTACTTATATGCAttgttttattaagtgatgaatatgatgacatgttttgaaatatgagAGTTGGTTTTTGCTAATACGgtgacacgatgacatgtaaggccaatttttagtggacgggtaatgctgtcgctgatgtccccacaGTTGGGTACCACAGTTACACGTAGATCGATCTATCGACTGAcacgatgatacgaaagtcacaactaatgaacgaaattcaattaaaaaacaTGAAAAAGTATATTATGATATGTTGAGACATGCTTTGACACTTATGCTTTGTTATGTTTACGTTTACGCTTTAAAtatcatgaaatgtatttttattacgttacttttcactgttgtttgctatgtatatgtacttgctatAATCGTTACTGGTGTGtttagtctttagactcactaggtgtgagtGATGCAGGTGAGCGTGTTGATGTGGAGACTGGAGGCGATTAAGACTAAGTAGGCGGAGCTGGGTGGTGCACTggataacccgaggaccttgtgTTTTTCCGCATAATACTTTTATGAGGTGTGGGTTTAAGCAACATAGTTAAATGTTTTGAATCTTGGTTTACGTTGTCGATTCATCGGACTGTTGTTATCTGTTCGAGTTTCTCTTTTAAATCAATAGACTAGGAGATTGTGttctttttaaatatttaactaattgcaattatttttattcagaGGTTGAATGACCTTTTAAAAACAGGATTaacttatttaaatgtttttgagCGTCTGTATTTTCCGCCTTagctttaaaaaaatgtttcagtagaattttaaaatgagtggACGTTTTAAAGCTTGTTGTTTTTAATCCTTCAAAGTTCACTTGAAAGACTCTCGGACGTGTGTGTGGCAGTGTTTTTGATGGAGGAGTGTCTTAGTGTTTTCTAGGTGTGTGCGTGTAATGTGTGATGTAGGTTAGGGTTTTGCAACTCaagttttgatataaataattatgtagCAAGCTAGGCCCAATAACTAGGTATAATAGGCCCATTAGATTgtaagaaaattattttgtttaggaaaattttcaaaaatattaatcgaGCCTCCTAAGAGTCCTTATTTTCGTCAAAAATCGATTACCAGTTTAAAATAcgaatcaacatataaaaacgTATCAAATAGAACCATTTTCGAAAATGTCATTTaaaatataccatatattaaataattaaaaataatcattattaTATTTTCCCTTAATGATCGTCTTCGTTCTCGATCGCGTCTCaaataacctttaaaacacagcTCTAATGCATTCTATTAGAAAACCCTATTTtaatcatgtatacatgtccACCACATTCAATAAatccaattaaaataattaaattagacatttttcatttttcctagatttgcatgcatttGGATTACGTTATCGTATTTTGAACCTTAcaaaaactaaaatattttcaatCTAACAATAATTGTGATGGATTTGATATATATGTTTAATCATTATCCAAATTAAATTCTTTCATTCAAGTCAAATACATCCATCAAAATGTAACATtacattttatataataaagttGTAACTTATGAATACTATGCATAtttacttaattattttaagttttagAAGTGCGTTACCCTTCCCATATATAATATTGAATGGGAGATAAAGCACTACATAAAACAGAAAACTTACTCTCCTACATGAAGAGAAGAATAAAATATTACTTGAGATTGAAGATTTGATTAATTATCATCATTCCACTTCGCATGCAATATTGCAACCTCTATAAGAAAGTAGTCAATGCTCAAAAGAATTAATTGGAAGCTAATCCAAATAAATAATTTGCCAATGTTTGTCGCGACCGGGCGAGTGTCATCACTAAATCTCGTGTTTCTTGAAGGATCTTCTAATTTTTGTCCCTATGACATTGAAACACTCTCTTAAGAGCACATGCATAGATTACAGTCCATGCATAGACGGGACACTCTGGTATGGATCACCAAATGCAGCCACATTTCCAGGCCTACTAAATACAATCTGCTAAATATATATCTGTCGTAAGTTCATCAGAGGTATCACATTAGCTTTTTCTTTGTGAATCTAAGGGCATACCTGATAATTTCCAAGAGTGCATGTTTTGAATCCAGCAGCACAATAGTCAAAATAATACTCCCATGTCCGGATGAACTTTTCATCGAAGCCCAGTGCAAGAATTTGACTAGAAAACCACAATCAAATAATCAACAAAAACCTTATCAAGATTGCACTATCTGAAGctgaaaattttctttataAATCCGTTATTCAGCATGTTGCATGACAAATGATATCGGGTTATGGAAAGATAACATATCAGGATTCAGGAAAAGGTATAGGAGACTGTTAAGGGAACCTCTGGAAAAACGTGTGAGATGCAATAATTTGAAATGAGTTCATTACTGTTACTTGAAGGATTTAATCAGAGTCTACAATTCAGACAGGATTCAATGGCGGAGAAGGATTCACGAACCTAGTTTACTAGTTAGAAACCAAAGATTTTTAATGATGACAAATTGTTCAAACTTCAAATATCGGAACAGCCAGATTCATTTGGCCAAGTTCCtattaagaatatctttgaggTCCAAATTTACACTGAACAGTTGCCTTTTCTTTTACCTTTGGTTATCCAAGAAATTTTCCCTCCAACATCTTAGAGTTTGATAATAGTGAATTCCTATGTCTTCCAGGTGCTCCACGCTGCAAGAcaacaatttttcttaaatttttgCATTGGTGTTGCAAAATAACTGCTTAAAAAGCATAATTAAAATGTAGAAATAAGTTATACCAAAATCTAGAAGCAGCAGCCATGGCTGATGTTACTCGACTAAGTGAAGGGAGGCAGCCACCAGGAAATATGTATTCTTTGATGAAATCTGAGCTGCGCCTGTATTCGTCGTACCTCTCATCAGGAATTGATATGAACTACGAAAAAATCGACCATATCTAATGTTAGGATCACATAGTCAATATTTGACATGATATACCTGAAAGAAAAGAGGTGGTTGAGTTATTTAAACGTTTATGAAAAGGAGACATTTTAGGATGGGTACATATGAATGTGAACAGTTGTTATTGCCGTGTTACATCAGACGTTGAGTGAATCAATTATTATAGATAAATTTATTCCCGGGGATTTACATAGTTTGATCACATTCAATGTGAACCAATTGGAGATACGTGCTTCTGAAAACTTAAAAAAGAGAGAGTAACATTCAAGAGAAGTCtggaaattaattattaaaccaATACGATTTAGAAGAGATAGTTAATGAAAGTGAAGTTGCTGTTGATTAAGCACTAAAATGAATTGCATTGCGTACCTGAAGAACAAAAAGACCATTTTCTGCTAAAACAGATTCACAGCTTTTGAAGTAATCTTCCATAAATTCATGTCCTACAGCTTCCAACATCTCACTGCAAAATTATATCAGTATAGTACCGTATTTCATCCATGCCACAAAAGAATCTGATAGactgaatatttttaaatttggcGCCACGCCAATTCAACATAGTTCAAGCAACAGAAGCTCACCATGATATTATCCTGTCGTACTTGTTGGTATCAGGCAGTTGGCGATAATCACAAAGAAGAAACTTTATGTGATCCTGAAATAAGAATCCTCTTAAACTAGAGACTATATTTTAAACTTGAAATCTCTGTCGTACTTGTTGGTGTTGCGTAGTTGGCGATAGTCGCATAGAGAAATTTCATTTGATCCCAAATAACAATCCGCTTAGTAAAATATATAGCGACGTTAATGCACAAAAATTGCACTTATTCATGTGAAAAGGCAATAGTCAGCATGTCTCTAGCTAGTTCTATATCCGATCTTCCAACAAATGCAAAGAATTTCTTGAAACAGGTTTGTGAACATTTTAATTACAAATCAAACTCGTCATAATAATATGCGTACCTGAAGACCAGCTTCTTTTACTTTCAGTTCAGCATGCTGCAGTTGCTGTTCTGATAGAGTGATGCCCGTATATTTGCATCCAGTTTGTTTAACAGCTTCAATAGCTACACTACCCCAACCGCTACCAATCTCTAGAATGTGATGTTCCTTGCTAATTTTCGCCTTTAAATTAACAAAAGTTCAGCTTCTGGAGAATATCCTCATGGTGATACTGAATCGATTCATCATTAAGAAAAAGGTTTAGACCTTTTCAATCAAAAGAGATATTTTCCTTAGCTGTGCAATCTTCAAGTCTTCACATTGAGTCTTCAAAAGAAAATAATGGCGTGTTtattacttttaaaaaaaaaaaattattgctaAATAGAAATATCAAAACCATCATCTCTAACCTTAAATATTGCGCAGGAGTACGTCATTGTCTCGTCCAAGAATAGAGAGAATAGTTCATTGCTCTGAAACAGCAAATATCATGCACATAAATTATGACATGATCCTCTAAATATGATGGAAAATGTATCGAGGGTAAACAGAAATGTTCAACCACGCAAGATAAAAATACTATAATATACATACAGTATCCGAGCTCTCGTGTTCATTTTGTACACTTACTAAGTCATAGTGCCTTGAGATGTTCCGGCGTGCTTGTGTTAGTGTATTCTGCCTTGAAACATGTTGATAGAAATATTTTGCAGATGCTACAGCAGAAGTGAAAAGCAATGGTGTCCACCATCCCCTAGACACATATAAGTCATACTTTCACATGTTTTTAAGAAGATTTAGTGGGTTTGATGGGAAAAAACTATCTATTCCTCACCTTCTATTGTTTAATTTTGAGGCGGTTCTTAAATCTCTATTGGCAATAAAAATCTGCATGGTGAACATTGAGAAAGACCATTAATTACAGTATGGTACACATAAATATGAATTAAATGAGTGatttttaagattgaaaatcgTGTTAGAGATGAGGCGTTCATGCTAGATATTTTAATTCCAATTTCTTACCATGAAAAGGTTGAGCAGACCTTCATACTTGTCAACAAAAGAAAAATCTCCATTAATATAGGCATCAGCAAGGCCTAAATCTGATTCAGTTGCAACCTGTATATGTACAAGAAAGGGAATACATAGTAGAAAATTTCCATTTGAATACATTCTACTTTTCGTCCATTTCCATTTCAAATCTTCCAGTAAACTTGTTATTTCATCTTCaactttacaattaaatattccCCTGGGTTCCTCGGCACCGTTTGGCTCGTGGGATTGAATGGGATAGTAAATTGAAAGATAAAGATCACATAACTATTTTTAACTCTAATTATTGTAAATTTGAGTCAAACACGTGATGATCCAAGAAGGTTGAATCTCATCCTTACACCATATGTTAATCGAACTTTCAGACAATATGTAGAACACAGGGCGAATATTTAGTTAATATAGTAGAACACGTACTGTAGCAAAAGATTAATACAATGTCAAGGATAAGGTTGTGTTAAGGGTATCCTATTATTACCTTCCAATAAAACTGGGGAGTATGAACTCTGATTGAAACTTTTAAGACGCTATTTTTCCTGGTGCCTTCAAAGGTAAAAATTGTACCACCGTCTTCCAATAATCTGTTGCACCCAAAGTTTGATAATAACGGTTTCTAAATGCAGTTATTATCCTACAAAtacaatatatttaaaaaattgtgaaCAAAGAAAAATTACAAATCAAGAAACTAAAACAGACAACATATTCTCATGATGAGTGAGATTAGCTACTGTTAAAGTCAATGAGCTATCACACAAGCACGTTTCGCACCAGAAGTAACCATAAAAGATATAGTGATTGAGATC from the Primulina eburnea isolate SZY01 chromosome 3, ASM2296580v1, whole genome shotgun sequence genome contains:
- the LOC140827499 gene encoding uncharacterized protein isoform X2, yielding MMRWTAGCVVTCKDGMEETYDECIIAVHAPDVLKMMGDQATYDELRILGAFRYAYSDVFLHRDKNLMPKIPAAWSAWNFLGTVNSKVCVTYWLNTLQNIKEAGLPFLVTLNPPQMPEHTLLKWSTGHPIPSVAASKASSELNLIQGKRKIWFCGAYQGYGFHEDGVKAGILAANGLLRKSCNVQNNPKHMVPSWLETGARLLVTRFLDHFIATGCLILLEDGGTIFTFEGTRKNSVLKVSIRVHTPQFYWKVATESDLGLADAYINGDFSFVDKYEGLLNLFMIFIANRDLRTASKLNNRRGWWTPLLFTSAVASAKYFYQHVSRQNTLTQARRNISRHYDLSNELFSLFLDETMTYSCAIFKTQCEDLKIAQLRKISLLIEKAKISKEHHILEIGSGWGSVAIEAVKQTGCKYTGITLSEQQLQHAELKVKEAGLQDHIKFLLCDYRQLPDTNKYDRIISCEMLEAVGHEFMEDYFKSCESVLAENGLFVLQFISIPDERYDEYRRSSDFIKEYIFPGGCLPSLSRVTSAMAAASRFCVEHLEDIGIHYYQTLRCWRENFLDNQSQILALGFDEKFIRTWEYYFDYCAAGFKTCTLGNYQIVFSRPGNVAAFGDPYQSVPSMHGL